The Aedes aegypti strain LVP_AGWG chromosome 3, AaegL5.0 Primary Assembly, whole genome shotgun sequence genome contains a region encoding:
- the LOC5578023 gene encoding 39S ribosomal protein L17, mitochondrial gives MNQAEVAKLMSQLKIAVRPRHRNLKNIDGPEGRLNKLRKTVTALVKHERIELNYQRADEARGYAERLISDAIRYGDRHQPTMEMADFWLTEKQLVHKLFKVLAPRFEEYKVSATRMYKAPKEYPGWYRKRAVLELRGNPYPALVQNLHQNRNLLHNVLLDEARKDFRKEKYAEIAAQIGAEPAKETSESEEKK, from the coding sequence ATGAATCAAGCAGAGGTGGCCAAACTGATGTCGCAGCTGAAAATAGCCGTTCGTCCGCGCCATCGCAATCTGAAAAACATTGACGGGCCGGAGGGAAGGCTGAACAAGTTGCGCAAAACCGTCACGGCATTggtgaaacacgaacgaatcgAACTGAACTATCAGAGGGCGGATGAGGCGCGTGGTTACGCAGAACGGCTAATTTCGGATGCCATCCGATACGGGGACCGGCACCAGCCAACGATGGAAATGGCCGACTTCTGGCTGACGGAGAAACAGCTGGTGCACAAACTGTTCAAAGTGTTGGCGCCGCGCTTCGAAGAGTACAAAGTATCCGCCACCAGAATGTACAAAGCGCCGAAGGAATACCCCGGATGGTACCGGAAGCGGGCCGTGCTGGAGCTGAGGGGGAATCCGTATCCGGCTTTGGTGcaaaatctccatcaaaacCGGAACCTGCTGCACAACGTTCTGCTGGATGAGGCTCGGAAGGACTTCCGGAAGGAGAAGTACGCGGAAATTGCGGCCCAGATTGGTGCGGAGCCGGCGAAAGAAACCAGTGAAAGTGAAGAGAAGAAATGA